Proteins encoded together in one Marispirochaeta sp. window:
- a CDS encoding TRAP transporter small permease, translated as MKGFAHKSLDKLAAIEEYVLLLTGIALVVVVALGVVFRYIIRAQLTWAYELSILLFIWVSFLGASVGTRQHAHITFDFLIRLFPPGWNKWLMVLGNVIVLLISIAGIALGYVIFLRTMGQSFQTLPLSRGWMYLALPVGFLFIAIHITENILKLLLNPTIDSPDLTVNGREK; from the coding sequence ATGAAAGGTTTTGCACATAAGTCATTAGATAAACTGGCAGCTATTGAAGAGTACGTACTTCTTTTAACTGGTATTGCTCTTGTTGTCGTGGTTGCGTTGGGAGTTGTTTTTAGATACATAATTCGTGCTCAGCTGACCTGGGCTTATGAGCTTTCAATCCTGCTTTTTATTTGGGTATCTTTTCTCGGAGCGAGTGTAGGTACCAGACAGCATGCACATATAACTTTTGATTTCCTTATTCGTCTTTTTCCTCCCGGATGGAATAAATGGCTAATGGTTCTGGGAAATGTGATAGTTCTTCTCATTTCCATAGCTGGGATAGCTTTGGGCTATGTAATCTTTTTGCGAACTATGGGCCAGAGTTTTCAAACTCTCCCGTTGTCCCGGGGATGGATGTATCTGGCTTTGCCGGTTGGCTTTCTTTTTATTGCGATTCATATAACTGAGAACATATTGAAACTGTTGCTCAACCCCACGATTGATTCGCCTGATCTGACAGTGAACGGGAGAGAGAAATGA